Proteins encoded within one genomic window of Candidatus Nezhaarchaeota archaeon:
- a CDS encoding aldehyde ferredoxin oxidoreductase family protein, with protein sequence MIARGGYMNRVARIDLTNGKITVNELNDELVMNYIGGRGWGAKIIWDEVPRGVDPFSPENKVVIATGPLTGTYFTGTGKTTLCSKSPLTGAYGDSNVGGRFGVELKQAGFDALIIEGASNVPVCIKVFDGEVSIERAEHLWGLGSIETEETIKRDLKDSSISCLTIGPAGENKVYFACVTSDFGRQAGRTGIGAVLGSKKVKAIVASGCMDIPIYDVDAMIEVAREAYDYCFKSEAQKAWIRQGTMQLILWSNENSALPTRNMSEAVYEKAEMISGDAMENRVKIGNHGCFCCAMPCGQISKVKEGKFAGTIVEGPEYETAAMIGSNCALSSIEEVVKLNRLCDELGLDTISTGGVVAFAIECKRRGLLRGIDADYGDVDGIIKLVEDIAYRRGIGDLLAQGTKRVAEKLGGEALKIAMQVKGLEISAYESRAAPAMALAYGTCDIGAHHNRAWAITYDIKVGRTLYTPDKAKWVVYLQHVRSLFDILTCCRLPWVELSLPLKYYERLYRAVTGINYELRDLLLIAERVYNLTRCIWLREYPEMCRSWDYPPPRWFEEELPSGPFKGVKLDKQRYSELLDEYYRLRGWDNDGKPTKSKLRELGLHFVIEELERLHVKLSEN encoded by the coding sequence ATGATAGCTAGAGGAGGTTACATGAACAGGGTTGCTAGAATCGACCTCACAAACGGGAAGATCACGGTTAATGAGTTGAACGATGAGCTGGTGATGAACTACATAGGTGGAAGAGGTTGGGGGGCTAAGATAATATGGGATGAGGTACCAAGAGGCGTAGATCCTTTCTCCCCTGAGAACAAGGTCGTAATAGCGACTGGACCACTAACCGGGACCTACTTCACTGGGACAGGTAAGACTACGTTATGCTCCAAGAGCCCCTTGACAGGAGCCTATGGAGATAGCAATGTTGGAGGAAGGTTTGGTGTCGAGCTAAAGCAAGCTGGCTTCGACGCTCTGATAATAGAAGGTGCAAGTAATGTACCGGTTTGCATAAAGGTCTTCGATGGCGAGGTAAGCATCGAAAGGGCTGAGCATCTATGGGGTCTAGGCTCCATTGAAACGGAGGAGACAATTAAGAGAGATCTAAAGGACTCGTCGATATCATGCTTGACGATAGGACCTGCGGGAGAGAACAAAGTGTACTTTGCGTGCGTAACGTCGGATTTTGGAAGGCAAGCTGGTAGAACTGGAATCGGTGCGGTGCTAGGCTCTAAGAAGGTTAAGGCTATAGTAGCATCGGGCTGCATGGACATACCAATTTATGATGTTGACGCCATGATAGAGGTGGCCCGAGAAGCCTATGATTACTGCTTCAAAAGTGAGGCTCAAAAAGCCTGGATCAGGCAGGGAACCATGCAACTAATACTTTGGAGCAATGAAAATTCAGCGCTGCCAACTAGGAATATGAGCGAAGCAGTGTATGAAAAGGCCGAAATGATAAGTGGAGACGCCATGGAAAACAGGGTTAAGATCGGCAATCACGGGTGCTTCTGTTGCGCGATGCCCTGCGGACAAATATCTAAGGTTAAAGAGGGCAAGTTTGCAGGCACGATAGTTGAAGGTCCTGAGTACGAGACGGCCGCCATGATCGGCAGTAATTGTGCTTTAAGCAGCATAGAAGAGGTCGTTAAACTAAACAGACTTTGCGACGAGCTCGGATTAGACACGATATCAACTGGCGGTGTGGTGGCCTTCGCTATTGAGTGTAAGAGGAGAGGGCTATTAAGGGGTATTGATGCCGATTATGGTGACGTGGATGGGATAATAAAGCTAGTAGAGGACATAGCTTATAGACGTGGTATTGGTGACTTGCTGGCTCAAGGGACTAAGAGAGTAGCGGAGAAACTTGGTGGAGAAGCACTTAAGATAGCTATGCAGGTCAAGGGTCTTGAGATATCAGCCTATGAGAGTAGAGCGGCCCCAGCTATGGCCCTCGCGTATGGGACTTGCGATATAGGAGCCCACCACAACAGAGCTTGGGCTATAACCTATGACATCAAGGTCGGTAGAACGCTCTACACCCCGGACAAGGCTAAGTGGGTCGTATACCTGCAACATGTAAGGTCGCTCTTCGACATATTGACGTGCTGTAGGTTACCTTGGGTTGAGCTCTCACTGCCCCTGAAGTATTATGAGAGACTGTATAGGGCCGTTACTGGGATAAACTACGAGCTTAGGGACCTACTTCTCATAGCGGAGAGGGTCTACAACTTGACGAGGTGCATCTGGTTAAGGGAGTACCCTGAAATGTGTCGCTCATGGGACTATCCTCCACCTAGATGGTTTGAGGAGGAGTTGCCTTCGGGTCCATTCAAGGGAGTAAAGCTCGATAAACAACGTTACTCAGAGCTGCTCGATGAGTATTATAGGTTAAGAGGTTGGGACAATGACGGTAAGCCGACTAAGTCGAAGCTCAGGGAGCTTGGCCTACATTTCGTGATAGAAGAGCTTGAGAGGCTGCACGTTAAACTTTCAGAAAACTAA
- a CDS encoding thiolase domain-containing protein (Catalyzes the synthesis of acetoacetyl coenzyme A from two molecules of acetyl coenzyme A. It can also act as a thiolase, catalyzing the reverse reaction and generating two-carbon units from the four-carbon product of fatty acid oxidation), which translates to MREVAVVSVGYTRVSEHWEKSIKALFVEAALKALENADLSAKSLDGIYVANVFAGCLQGQTNLANVLADSLGLYDKFAISIDAGGASGALAIHEAYKDVAHGVRDLVMVCGVEKMSEASPQEIVSALTSVVDQEHLKYTGITVHSLAALIYKTYLKRFNKKQEDVALMSVIDHEHAATCHHAQYPFKLSLETIMSSAILADPIRVLEAISPSDGSAAIIMCLHEKAKELGLPHVKLVTSQIARDRLNLTERDDLLSMKALVEAAQRAYSSAGIRPSDLSFVELYDDYSIMGVIALEKLGLCGPGEGVELLKSGEVKLSGSIPVNTFGGLKARGAPLGAIGVYQAIEAFLQLTGNAGPNQVKNARIGLTHTSCGFNSIVVINLFEVCC; encoded by the coding sequence ATGAGGGAAGTAGCGGTAGTATCAGTAGGCTACACTAGGGTATCGGAGCATTGGGAGAAATCCATTAAGGCTCTATTTGTGGAAGCAGCGCTTAAAGCTCTTGAAAACGCAGATCTTAGTGCAAAATCTCTTGACGGAATATACGTGGCAAACGTCTTTGCTGGGTGCCTTCAAGGACAGACAAACCTTGCTAATGTTTTGGCTGATAGCTTAGGCCTCTATGACAAGTTCGCGATCTCCATAGATGCTGGAGGAGCATCAGGCGCCCTTGCAATTCACGAAGCGTATAAGGATGTGGCCCACGGTGTAAGAGATTTGGTAATGGTTTGTGGGGTTGAAAAGATGAGCGAGGCATCACCTCAAGAAATTGTGTCCGCATTGACCTCAGTCGTAGATCAAGAACATCTAAAGTACACAGGTATAACGGTTCACAGCTTAGCAGCATTGATATACAAGACGTACCTGAAGCGCTTCAATAAGAAGCAGGAGGACGTCGCGTTGATGTCAGTCATAGACCATGAACATGCTGCCACCTGCCATCATGCACAGTACCCATTTAAGTTGTCCCTTGAGACCATAATGAGCTCGGCAATCCTAGCTGATCCCATAAGGGTTCTAGAAGCTATATCGCCGTCCGATGGCTCTGCTGCCATAATCATGTGCTTACATGAAAAAGCTAAGGAGCTCGGCTTACCTCATGTGAAACTAGTTACTTCTCAGATAGCTCGAGATAGACTTAACCTCACGGAGAGGGATGACTTGCTGTCCATGAAGGCCTTGGTTGAAGCAGCACAAAGGGCTTATAGCAGTGCCGGTATAAGGCCATCAGACTTGAGCTTCGTCGAGCTATACGATGACTACTCTATCATGGGTGTTATCGCTCTCGAAAAGCTAGGATTATGTGGACCAGGTGAAGGAGTGGAGTTGCTAAAGAGTGGTGAAGTTAAATTGAGCGGCTCCATACCAGTCAATACCTTCGGTGGTCTCAAAGCCCGTGGGGCACCTTTAGGCGCAATTGGCGTGTATCAAGCTATAGAAGCTTTTCTACAGCTAACGGGCAATGCCGGTCCAAACCAGGTTAAAAATGCTAGAATTGGATTAACGCATACAAGTTGTGGCTTTAACTCCATAGTCGTCATAAACTTGTTTGAGGTGTGTTGCTAG
- a CDS encoding Nramp family divalent metal transporter — MTIESKFGKLPLEVVNTIPTPESVFGISKLDLRSLVFRVLGPSVIAVGVAIGGGEWLLGPATAVKYGLGMAWIVVVSALLQTIYNISLTRIIMYTGEAPIVYLRRAPPGPKFWTIVIPLLLIAWGSWGLAGIASSGATALGSVILGRLPTAEDAWLVRNLTMVIIALCIVMVLFGYKIERTLEVVNWFFAAAILLTLLILVAPLTVKLEVILEALRGSFNFGYIPPGADMSLISAWWAYTGLAVGLNFIFMNWYRDKGYGMGAVVGYIPALIGGRRIALSPSGKAFVVNNDNVKTFKRWMRILSYDQWLVFFPGALLGMYLPSVIALSLLPKGQELPAWGVAAHIANEFAAIVGKWGYYLIGFIGFIVLFSSALGAYVDCVPRNLTDLLWTSKRVRRLARNDVRIVYYSILAAYVAFSIWAVHQAQPLILVIIAANTANFVGLLVIPAIIYLSRRLPREIRPSTWEYVLLIVFLALSAFFFASTIRAYL; from the coding sequence ATGACCATCGAAAGTAAATTTGGCAAGCTACCTCTAGAAGTAGTTAATACTATACCAACTCCTGAGAGTGTTTTTGGGATCTCTAAGTTGGACCTTAGGAGCCTGGTGTTCAGGGTCTTAGGACCTAGCGTGATTGCTGTTGGTGTTGCTATAGGTGGTGGCGAGTGGCTCTTAGGTCCTGCGACTGCTGTGAAGTACGGTTTAGGAATGGCTTGGATAGTTGTGGTGTCAGCGCTCCTTCAAACGATATACAACATAAGCTTGACTAGGATAATAATGTACACTGGGGAAGCTCCAATAGTGTACCTTAGAAGAGCCCCGCCTGGTCCTAAGTTTTGGACCATAGTCATCCCCCTACTATTGATCGCTTGGGGTTCCTGGGGGCTGGCTGGCATTGCCAGCTCAGGGGCTACAGCACTAGGTTCCGTAATCTTAGGTAGATTACCAACAGCTGAAGACGCATGGTTGGTGAGGAACCTAACCATGGTCATTATCGCTTTATGCATAGTCATGGTACTCTTTGGGTACAAAATCGAGAGAACGTTGGAGGTTGTTAATTGGTTCTTTGCAGCTGCAATACTCCTCACGTTGCTAATCTTAGTGGCACCATTAACCGTAAAGCTAGAAGTTATTCTCGAAGCTCTGAGAGGGAGCTTCAACTTTGGCTACATACCTCCAGGAGCCGACATGAGTCTCATATCTGCTTGGTGGGCCTATACTGGGTTAGCTGTAGGTCTTAACTTCATATTCATGAACTGGTATAGAGACAAAGGGTATGGAATGGGCGCTGTGGTTGGCTACATACCCGCACTAATAGGTGGTAGGAGAATAGCTCTATCACCTAGCGGTAAGGCGTTCGTAGTGAATAACGACAACGTGAAGACGTTTAAGAGGTGGATGAGGATATTGAGTTACGATCAGTGGCTTGTGTTCTTTCCAGGTGCTCTCTTAGGTATGTACTTACCGTCAGTGATAGCCCTCTCACTGCTTCCTAAGGGTCAGGAGCTCCCTGCATGGGGGGTTGCAGCACACATAGCTAATGAGTTCGCAGCAATAGTTGGTAAGTGGGGGTACTATTTAATAGGATTCATAGGATTCATAGTGCTATTCAGCTCAGCTCTAGGCGCTTACGTGGACTGTGTGCCTAGGAACCTGACTGACCTTCTATGGACATCTAAGAGGGTAAGGAGATTAGCGAGGAATGATGTCAGGATAGTTTACTACTCCATATTGGCTGCATACGTTGCGTTTAGCATATGGGCTGTGCATCAAGCTCAACCTCTAATTCTTGTCATAATAGCTGCTAACACAGCTAATTTCGTGGGACTGCTCGTGATACCAGCAATAATTTACCTCTCAAGACGGTTACCGCGTGAGATAAGACCTAGTACATGGGAGTATGTGCTCTTAATCGTTTTCCTAGCGCTTTCAGCCTTCTTCTTTGCGTCTACAATCCGGGCATATCTTTAG
- a CDS encoding hydroxymethylglutaryl-CoA synthase, producing MVRPNDDVGVIGYGVYVPVYRIKASEIARVWGKLNDDLSIEEKAVAGPDEDAVTIAIEAAKYAIKRAGIRPEEIGAVYVGTESKPYAVKPCSTIVAEAIGATPNVLAADYEFACKAGTEAFQASIGLVASGMVEYAMAIGVDTAQGRPADALEYTTGSGGGAFIFAKRSNETVAYVEGSYSFVTDTPDFWRRDGEKYPCHMGRFTGEPAYFRHTIMAARGLMSELGLRPSDFSYAVFHQPNYRFPLKVARYLGIPEEKVKPGLVCLSIGNTYSGSSMIGLAAVLDVAKPGDRILLVSYGSGAGSDAFSFVVQDAIEEKRDRAPKVSTFLSRRKEIDYSLYAKFRNKILM from the coding sequence ATCGTGAGGCCTAACGATGATGTTGGTGTCATAGGTTACGGGGTTTACGTCCCAGTTTACAGAATTAAGGCTTCTGAAATAGCTCGGGTTTGGGGCAAACTCAATGACGACCTTTCAATCGAAGAGAAGGCTGTCGCAGGGCCTGATGAAGATGCCGTTACAATAGCCATAGAAGCTGCGAAGTACGCTATTAAGAGGGCTGGCATTAGGCCTGAAGAGATAGGGGCTGTGTATGTGGGAACAGAGTCTAAGCCTTATGCTGTTAAGCCTTGCAGCACAATAGTCGCTGAAGCTATAGGGGCAACCCCCAACGTCTTAGCCGCAGATTACGAGTTCGCCTGTAAGGCTGGCACGGAGGCGTTTCAAGCCTCGATAGGCTTAGTGGCTTCAGGAATGGTCGAGTACGCTATGGCCATAGGCGTAGACACCGCTCAAGGCAGGCCTGCTGATGCACTCGAGTACACGACCGGATCCGGTGGTGGAGCATTCATATTTGCTAAGAGAAGTAATGAGACGGTAGCATACGTTGAAGGTAGTTATTCATTTGTAACCGACACTCCTGACTTCTGGAGAAGGGATGGGGAGAAATATCCTTGCCACATGGGCCGCTTTACTGGTGAACCAGCTTACTTCAGGCATACGATCATGGCTGCTAGGGGCTTAATGTCTGAGTTAGGGTTAAGACCGAGCGACTTTAGCTATGCCGTCTTCCATCAACCAAATTATAGGTTTCCATTGAAAGTAGCTCGATATCTCGGTATACCTGAAGAGAAAGTGAAACCAGGGCTCGTTTGCTTGAGCATAGGGAACACGTATTCCGGGTCATCGATGATAGGCTTAGCCGCCGTTTTGGACGTTGCCAAGCCCGGAGACAGAATCTTGCTGGTGTCCTATGGCTCTGGTGCAGGTAGTGACGCGTTTAGCTTTGTAGTTCAGGATGCCATAGAGGAAAAGAGGGATAGAGCACCTAAAGTCTCGACGTTCTTGTCTAGGAGGAAGGAGATAGATTACTCCCTATACGCAAAGTTTAGAAACAAGATATTAATGTGA
- a CDS encoding MBL fold metallo-hydrolase — translation MLSALVTRSKAILMGERIVCDAHEGGREIRVITHAHYDHVLGLKESLSECRAVYATPITKDMLSVLYGKKAEKISVLNYEEPVMVGSEVLVLYPANHIPGSAQVLVEDVDGSRVLYTSDFRLPGAPVIETDILVIEATYGHPKCVRPPIDDVYDALIKLVNDEVEKRPIYVYGFYGKVQEVMDVLRRRGVYAPFLAEGKMYELTVVCAKHNLKVRDVVSATSKEGLEILRGGGGYVFFKHASKLGENVKGLKIHLTGWEFNVTHRKVSNDMYRVSLSSHSDFNHLIAYVEDSRPKKVIVDNSRDGFGVEFAREVRKRLRLEAIAMP, via the coding sequence GTGCTTAGTGCATTAGTAACAAGAAGCAAGGCAATATTGATGGGCGAGCGCATAGTATGTGATGCGCATGAGGGTGGTAGAGAGATTAGGGTAATAACTCACGCTCACTACGACCACGTACTTGGTCTAAAGGAGAGCTTAAGTGAGTGCAGAGCCGTTTACGCTACCCCAATAACTAAGGACATGCTTAGCGTTCTTTACGGAAAGAAGGCAGAGAAGATTTCAGTACTGAACTATGAGGAGCCGGTAATGGTTGGCAGTGAGGTACTGGTGCTATACCCTGCAAACCATATACCCGGCTCAGCCCAAGTATTGGTTGAAGATGTGGATGGTAGCAGAGTTCTATATACTAGTGACTTTAGGCTCCCAGGAGCACCGGTGATAGAAACTGATATTTTAGTGATAGAGGCAACCTATGGACATCCTAAATGCGTTAGACCTCCAATAGATGATGTGTACGATGCGTTAATAAAGTTAGTAAACGATGAAGTTGAAAAGCGCCCAATTTACGTCTACGGTTTCTACGGGAAAGTGCAGGAGGTTATGGATGTGTTACGAAGAAGAGGGGTTTACGCACCATTCTTGGCTGAGGGAAAGATGTACGAGTTAACTGTGGTATGTGCTAAGCACAATCTTAAGGTTCGGGACGTGGTGAGCGCAACTTCGAAAGAAGGTCTTGAAATTCTAAGAGGTGGTGGGGGTTACGTTTTCTTTAAGCATGCATCAAAACTTGGCGAGAACGTTAAGGGGTTGAAGATACACTTGACCGGGTGGGAGTTTAACGTCACTCATAGAAAGGTCTCTAACGATATGTATAGGGTCTCACTTAGTAGTCATAGCGACTTCAACCACTTAATCGCTTACGTGGAGGACAGCCGACCCAAGAAGGTGATAGTAGATAATAGCAGAGATGGGTTTGGCGTCGAATTTGCCCGCGAAGTCAGGAAGAGGTTAAGGCTAGAAGCTATTGCCATGCCCTAA
- the glyS gene encoding glycine--tRNA ligase, which yields MAMSIADKVMELARRRGFFWISSELYGGVSGFLDFGPLGKLLKRKIEEKWRYWFVLRNQEFVVEIETPIIMPYKVFEASGHVRHFTDYMVECLKCGRKFRADHVIEEQTGLGGLEGLGEEQLTSIISERGVKCPECGGQLGTVRKFNLLFQTTIGPYSENVGFARPEAAQGMFTTFNRVYNVMRNKLPLGIAQIGKVMRNEISPRQGPIRLREFTIMELELFYDPQEPSCHVLDKSEVLRLVPEDRIAKKDLTPLEVTVEEALKRGLVACEWLAYFMVLAQKFVQELGIPWDKQMFIAKLPQERAHYASQVYDQVVRLEKWGWVEVSGHAFRTDYDLRGHMASSGEDLRVYKHFQSEVEVEEVDVKPIVDAIKEDYGTDATIIINALKMMPGERVLEEIKSKGFFEMGRYRIYPNHVSFERVKRSVKGRRFIPFVAEPSFGAERLVYATMEYAYREKDNRVILSFPPDIAPIEAVVLPLVNRDGLPERAKEIYRMLSLRGLVVEYDDSGSIGRRYARADEVGVPLAITIDYQTLKDNTVTVRDRDTWRQVRIKVEELPEVIEAYVRRRELKGSLKKLFE from the coding sequence ATGGCGATGAGCATAGCCGATAAAGTAATGGAGCTAGCTAGGAGGAGGGGGTTCTTCTGGATCTCATCCGAACTTTATGGTGGCGTAAGCGGGTTCCTAGACTTTGGACCATTGGGTAAGTTGCTTAAGAGAAAGATAGAAGAGAAGTGGCGTTACTGGTTCGTCTTGAGGAATCAGGAGTTCGTTGTCGAAATCGAAACGCCGATCATAATGCCTTACAAGGTTTTTGAGGCTTCAGGTCACGTGAGGCACTTCACGGATTACATGGTCGAATGTTTAAAATGTGGAAGAAAGTTTAGAGCAGACCATGTAATAGAAGAGCAGACCGGGCTTGGTGGACTTGAGGGATTAGGCGAGGAGCAACTGACATCCATAATCAGTGAAAGGGGCGTTAAGTGCCCTGAATGCGGAGGTCAATTAGGCACAGTCAGAAAGTTCAACTTGTTGTTTCAAACTACGATAGGTCCTTACAGTGAGAACGTAGGATTCGCTAGACCTGAAGCCGCTCAGGGGATGTTCACGACATTTAATAGAGTCTACAACGTTATGAGGAATAAGCTACCATTGGGCATAGCTCAGATAGGCAAGGTAATGAGGAACGAGATCTCTCCTAGACAAGGTCCCATAAGGCTTAGGGAGTTCACAATAATGGAGCTTGAGTTATTCTATGATCCTCAAGAGCCATCCTGTCACGTGCTCGATAAGAGCGAAGTTCTTAGACTTGTCCCTGAAGACAGGATCGCTAAGAAGGACTTGACGCCTTTGGAGGTCACAGTCGAGGAAGCGCTGAAGCGAGGGCTAGTGGCATGTGAGTGGCTTGCATATTTCATGGTGTTGGCTCAAAAGTTCGTTCAGGAACTTGGAATTCCATGGGATAAGCAGATGTTCATTGCTAAGTTACCTCAAGAGAGGGCCCACTATGCCTCGCAAGTGTATGATCAAGTTGTGAGACTTGAGAAGTGGGGGTGGGTTGAGGTCTCAGGACACGCATTTAGAACTGATTACGACCTGAGAGGGCACATGGCGTCGAGTGGAGAGGATTTGAGGGTCTACAAGCACTTCCAGTCAGAGGTTGAAGTTGAGGAGGTTGATGTAAAGCCCATTGTAGACGCAATAAAGGAGGACTACGGAACCGATGCCACCATAATCATCAATGCATTGAAAATGATGCCGGGAGAGAGGGTGCTTGAAGAGATTAAGAGCAAGGGCTTCTTTGAGATGGGGAGGTACAGGATCTATCCGAACCACGTCAGCTTTGAGAGGGTTAAGAGAAGCGTTAAGGGAAGGAGATTCATACCATTCGTTGCCGAGCCATCATTTGGAGCTGAGAGACTAGTCTATGCAACTATGGAGTATGCTTATAGAGAGAAGGACAATAGAGTGATACTATCGTTTCCACCAGACATAGCCCCAATAGAAGCTGTAGTCCTGCCGTTAGTGAATCGAGATGGTTTACCAGAGAGGGCCAAGGAGATTTACAGAATGCTGAGCTTAAGGGGCTTGGTGGTGGAGTACGATGATTCAGGGTCGATAGGAAGAAGATACGCGAGGGCTGACGAAGTTGGCGTCCCGCTCGCCATAACCATCGACTATCAGACGTTGAAGGACAACACCGTAACCGTAAGGGATAGAGATACTTGGAGGCAGGTGAGGATTAAGGTAGAAGAGTTACCTGAAGTCATTGAAGCATATGTTAGGAGGCGAGAACTAAAGGGGTCCTTAAAGAAACTTTTTGAGTAA
- a CDS encoding ATP-dependent DNA helicase codes for MSEKQDFLEYFPYPSLRPYQDKAILFSRDVFKNGLIGLLSSPCGTGKSISILTGYLAAGGPSIGRLLILTRTKNQSDVYCRELQMMRDKRGVRMIASIFVNRQDMCSLVKMKKLKASYRDFLALCRSLRKGLGGEVCEYYFNTIINWYPTKRARRVVDKLAELGVSSYDFVYEMASSEGLCPYEVTKLLSHRAHVIIGSYNYALMDPVRESVLSKIGLSIEDLNCVFDEAHALPLYATELLSDELSLTTVQRAIAEAEEFRIDDAGLLRSLEDFMKDLEVKLIKSGIINEEKLVDHGRLLLALMELTRLRSLSALKSLVVDLEEEGERVRLQRSQEGKNPVSYVGRTASFLKLWIETEEKKFAKYAVVESYDHDRRFRLGVKCLDPSVACKVLNDFRSCILMSGTLWEPDYYIDVLGLNPKRAKFLELPSPFPEDNMMVVVDMAVTTKFERRSEAEWDKMSSRLVEIINAINGRVAVFFPSYEVMIAIARRLKDKIDMPMMVETKSTKISEVKEFVIKNEKCVLLGVARGKVCEGVEIVLEGRSLLNAVILAGLPFPRNTELHQALTEYFKVKFGDQAFKYATIMPCSIAIAQSAGRLIRGPQDRGLVILMDSRSARSFKRYLPRDWVKRMRQHMSLEAIIQDIKSFMRDSNL; via the coding sequence ATGTCTGAGAAGCAGGACTTTCTAGAGTACTTCCCGTATCCTAGTCTTAGGCCTTACCAGGACAAGGCGATACTGTTCTCTCGTGACGTTTTTAAAAATGGTTTGATAGGTCTCCTTTCATCACCTTGTGGCACGGGTAAGTCTATCTCAATATTGACAGGGTACTTAGCAGCAGGAGGTCCTTCAATAGGTCGCTTACTGATATTGACGAGGACTAAGAACCAAAGTGACGTGTATTGCAGAGAGCTTCAAATGATGAGGGATAAACGTGGCGTGAGAATGATAGCATCGATCTTCGTTAATAGACAGGACATGTGCTCTTTGGTCAAGATGAAGAAGTTGAAAGCTTCGTACCGTGACTTCCTAGCACTCTGCAGATCCCTACGTAAGGGTTTAGGGGGAGAGGTCTGCGAATACTACTTCAACACGATCATCAACTGGTACCCAACCAAGAGGGCGAGGAGGGTTGTTGACAAGCTTGCCGAGCTTGGTGTCTCAAGCTATGATTTTGTATACGAGATGGCAAGTAGCGAAGGACTTTGCCCATACGAGGTCACCAAGCTGCTTTCCCACAGAGCTCATGTGATCATCGGAAGTTACAATTATGCGTTAATGGATCCTGTTCGAGAAAGCGTGCTCAGTAAGATTGGGTTGAGCATTGAAGACTTAAACTGCGTATTTGATGAAGCACATGCACTCCCACTCTACGCAACTGAACTTTTATCGGATGAACTATCATTGACCACAGTCCAAAGAGCTATAGCGGAGGCTGAAGAATTCAGGATCGATGACGCCGGTCTTCTGAGATCACTCGAAGACTTCATGAAGGACTTAGAGGTTAAGTTGATTAAATCTGGTATAATTAATGAGGAGAAGCTGGTAGATCATGGTCGTCTTCTCTTGGCACTAATGGAGCTTACGAGGTTAAGATCGCTCTCAGCGTTGAAATCTTTGGTGGTAGATTTAGAAGAGGAAGGTGAGCGTGTAAGACTTCAAAGATCTCAGGAGGGGAAAAATCCTGTATCGTATGTAGGTAGGACAGCTTCCTTCTTAAAACTTTGGATCGAGACCGAAGAGAAGAAATTCGCGAAGTACGCTGTTGTTGAGAGCTACGACCACGATAGGAGGTTCAGGTTGGGGGTCAAATGCTTAGATCCTTCCGTAGCTTGCAAGGTGCTCAACGACTTCAGATCCTGCATACTAATGTCTGGGACGTTGTGGGAACCGGACTATTACATTGACGTACTAGGGCTTAACCCGAAACGAGCCAAGTTCCTCGAGCTCCCATCACCATTTCCAGAGGACAACATGATGGTAGTGGTGGACATGGCTGTAACCACCAAATTCGAGAGGAGATCAGAAGCTGAGTGGGATAAGATGTCATCAAGGCTTGTCGAGATCATAAATGCGATAAATGGAAGGGTGGCAGTGTTCTTCCCGTCTTATGAGGTCATGATAGCTATCGCTAGGAGGTTGAAGGACAAGATCGACATGCCGATGATGGTCGAAACGAAGAGCACAAAGATTTCTGAGGTTAAGGAGTTCGTAATTAAGAACGAGAAGTGTGTCCTATTGGGGGTTGCGAGAGGTAAGGTGTGCGAAGGGGTTGAAATAGTACTTGAAGGTAGGTCCTTACTTAATGCTGTAATCCTTGCAGGCCTACCATTCCCAAGGAACACAGAGCTTCATCAAGCGTTAACTGAATACTTTAAGGTGAAGTTTGGAGATCAAGCCTTTAAGTATGCAACGATAATGCCCTGCTCGATAGCTATAGCTCAATCAGCTGGCAGGCTTATAAGGGGGCCTCAAGATCGAGGGCTGGTCATATTGATGGACTCAAGATCGGCCAGATCCTTTAAACGCTACCTTCCACGTGATTGGGTTAAGAGAATGAGACAACACATGAGCTTAGAGGCAATAATTCAAGACATAAAGAGCTTCATGAGAGATAGTAATCTCTGA
- a CDS encoding Zn-ribbon domain-containing OB-fold protein, with protein MATSAYWRTRIQRYRLMGNKCSSCNKVFFPPRLVCPHCGSVKLDECKLPEKGRLVDYTVVYSAPKGYETVIPYVIGLVELENGVKVVAPITDVDVDEVKEGMEVELTIRKLPEQLEGGMICYTYKFRPVIK; from the coding sequence GTGGCAACCTCTGCATACTGGAGAACCAGGATCCAAAGGTATAGACTTATGGGCAATAAATGCTCTAGTTGCAATAAGGTGTTCTTTCCACCACGGCTCGTATGCCCACACTGTGGATCAGTAAAACTGGATGAGTGTAAACTCCCCGAAAAGGGCAGGTTGGTGGATTACACGGTGGTATACTCTGCACCTAAGGGCTACGAGACAGTAATACCCTACGTGATAGGCTTGGTGGAGCTTGAAAACGGGGTAAAGGTCGTGGCCCCAATAACCGACGTTGATGTAGATGAGGTCAAAGAGGGCATGGAAGTTGAGCTGACCATAAGGAAGTTGCCGGAGCAACTTGAAGGAGGCATGATCTGTTACACCTATAAATTCAGACCGGTAATAAAGTAG